Proteins found in one Deinococcus sp. YIM 134068 genomic segment:
- a CDS encoding circularly permuted type 2 ATP-grasp protein, producing MKYEPGSRFFDEMFTPGGAVRPHYQGLQEYLAEQGVEEFERRHRLLDLAFRNQGITFTVYGDAQGTERTFPFDPVPRVIPASEWAHVEAGLTQRVRALNAFLGDIYTNAQILGDGVMPAELVYTSAHFRREVHGVRVQHGLYTHIVGTDLIRDEKGEYLVLEDNLRSPSGVSYLLANRQAMTRIYPGMFRGQGVRPVGHYTNALLNLLQSLSPRENGTVVVLTPGMYNSAYFEHAYLAQQMGVELVEGRDLFVDGGRVWMRTTGGRRQVDVIYRRVDDDFLDPLTFRRDSALGVSGLVEVYRQGRVAIANAIGTGVADDKAVYAYVPQMIRYYLNEEPLLNNVPTYLGWNPDHLGYMLAHADELVFKAVGEAGGYGMLLGPYATRAEVEAYLEKVKAAPREFIAQPVVGLSRHPTFYPDSGEFEAAHVDLRPYILCGRDTTTIVPGGLTRVALRRGSLVVNSSQGGGSKDTWVLDHDGRATPRSMSQLMAGSAPLVTQAQSQFQSGFGGAQQAQSQSQTGGGSQAQSQSQSQSQSQPPTGTPPGPDTPGQHSYQQQQEKPELGVEDPGPPEPPLGQNAAHTPPSPGTPPAGTPPPEGAPGQHSYQQELEKGELDTTEGDDR from the coding sequence ATGAAGTACGAGCCGGGCAGCAGGTTCTTCGACGAGATGTTCACGCCGGGCGGGGCAGTGCGCCCCCACTACCAGGGGCTTCAGGAGTACCTCGCCGAGCAGGGGGTCGAGGAGTTCGAGCGCCGTCACCGCCTGCTCGACCTCGCCTTCCGCAACCAGGGCATCACCTTCACGGTGTACGGCGACGCGCAGGGCACTGAGCGCACCTTCCCCTTCGACCCGGTGCCGCGCGTCATCCCCGCCTCGGAGTGGGCGCACGTGGAGGCCGGGCTGACCCAGCGGGTGCGGGCGCTGAACGCCTTTCTCGGCGACATCTACACGAACGCGCAGATTCTCGGCGACGGGGTGATGCCCGCCGAACTCGTGTACACGTCCGCGCACTTCCGCCGCGAGGTCCACGGGGTCCGGGTCCAGCACGGGCTGTACACCCACATCGTCGGCACCGACCTCATCCGGGACGAGAAGGGCGAATACCTCGTCTTGGAGGACAACCTCCGCTCGCCCAGCGGCGTGTCGTACCTGCTCGCCAACCGGCAGGCGATGACGCGCATCTACCCCGGCATGTTCCGGGGCCAGGGGGTGCGCCCGGTCGGGCACTACACCAACGCCCTGCTGAACCTCCTCCAGTCGCTCAGCCCGCGCGAGAACGGCACGGTCGTCGTCCTCACGCCGGGGATGTACAACTCGGCGTACTTCGAGCACGCCTACCTCGCTCAGCAGATGGGCGTGGAACTCGTCGAGGGCCGCGACCTCTTCGTGGACGGGGGCCGCGTGTGGATGCGGACGACCGGGGGCAGGAGGCAGGTGGACGTGATCTACCGCCGGGTGGACGACGACTTCCTCGATCCCCTCACCTTCCGGCGCGACTCGGCGCTCGGCGTCTCGGGACTGGTGGAGGTCTACCGTCAGGGCCGGGTCGCCATCGCCAACGCCATCGGCACGGGTGTGGCCGACGACAAGGCCGTGTACGCCTACGTCCCCCAGATGATCCGCTACTACCTGAACGAGGAACCCCTCCTGAACAACGTGCCGACGTATCTGGGCTGGAACCCCGACCACCTGGGGTACATGCTCGCCCACGCGGACGAACTCGTGTTCAAGGCGGTCGGCGAGGCGGGCGGGTATGGGATGCTGCTCGGCCCCTACGCGACGCGGGCGGAGGTGGAGGCGTACCTGGAGAAGGTCAAGGCCGCCCCCCGCGAGTTCATCGCGCAGCCGGTGGTGGGCCTCAGCCGTCACCCCACCTTCTACCCCGATTCGGGGGAGTTCGAGGCCGCGCACGTGGACCTGCGGCCCTACATCCTGTGCGGGCGCGACACCACGACCATCGTGCCCGGCGGCCTGACCCGCGTGGCCCTGCGGCGCGGCTCGCTCGTCGTGAACTCCAGCCAGGGCGGGGGCAGCAAGGATACCTGGGTCCTCGATCACGACGGGCGCGCCACCCCGCGCAGCATGAGTCAGCTCATGGCGGGAAGTGCCCCGCTCGTCACTCAGGCGCAGAGCCAGTTTCAGAGCGGTTTCGGGGGGGCGCAGCAGGCGCAGAGCCAGTCCCAGACGGGCGGCGGGAGTCAGGCGCAGAGCCAGAGCCAGAGTCAATCTCAGAGCCAGCCGCCCACGGGCACGCCGCCGGGACCGGACACGCCCGGTCAGCACTCCTACCAGCAACAGCAGGAGAAGCCCGAACTGGGGGTGGAGGACCCCGGCCCGCCCGAGCCGCCGCTGGGGCAGAACGCCGCGCACACGCCGCCCTCCCCAGGAACACCCCCGGCGGGCACGCCGCCACCCGAGGGAGCGCCCGGCCAGCACTCCTACCAGCAGGAGTTGGAGAAGGGCGAGTTGGACACCACCGAAGGAGACGACCGCTGA
- a CDS encoding TerC/Alx family metal homeostasis membrane protein, whose product MTLWLGKPAWMWLLFLTLVTALLAFDLGVLGRRREAKGGGGPQEIGVAASLRLSAFYIAIALAFGGWVWLTLGAESGLAYFTGFAVEKALALDNVFVISIIFAALAVPRHLQHRVLFWGILGVIVLRGIMIGLGAALVSNFAWVMWVFGAFLLVTGLKLLFQKGAHDHAPDLERHPVVRALRRVMPISPKLDGERFVTRLPDAAGRVRLHATPLLLALLLVEAADLVFAVDSIPAIFAITQDPFIVYTSNIFAILGLRALYFALDALIHRFQALKPALALVLVFIGGKIFYNQFYGKLDPAISLGVTVAILAGGVLVSLWRTRGEGARPAA is encoded by the coding sequence ATGACCCTCTGGCTCGGCAAGCCCGCCTGGATGTGGCTGCTGTTTCTCACGCTCGTGACCGCGCTGCTGGCCTTCGACCTCGGCGTGCTCGGTCGGCGGCGGGAGGCGAAGGGCGGCGGCGGCCCGCAGGAGATCGGCGTGGCCGCGAGCCTGCGCCTGAGCGCCTTTTACATCGCCATCGCGCTCGCCTTCGGCGGCTGGGTGTGGCTGACCCTGGGGGCCGAGAGCGGCCTGGCGTACTTCACGGGCTTCGCGGTGGAAAAGGCGCTCGCGCTCGACAACGTGTTCGTCATCAGCATCATCTTCGCGGCGCTCGCCGTGCCGCGCCACCTCCAGCACCGGGTGCTGTTCTGGGGCATCCTCGGCGTGATCGTGCTGCGCGGCATCATGATCGGCCTCGGCGCAGCGCTCGTGAGCAACTTCGCGTGGGTGATGTGGGTGTTCGGGGCCTTCCTGCTCGTCACCGGCCTCAAGCTGCTGTTCCAGAAGGGTGCCCACGACCACGCGCCCGACCTGGAGCGTCACCCCGTCGTCCGCGCCCTGCGCCGCGTCATGCCCATCAGCCCGAAGCTCGACGGCGAGCGGTTCGTGACCCGTCTGCCCGACGCCGCCGGGCGGGTGCGCCTCCATGCCACGCCGCTGCTGCTCGCCCTGCTGCTCGTGGAGGCCGCCGACCTCGTGTTCGCGGTGGACTCCATTCCGGCGATCTTCGCCATCACGCAAGACCCCTTCATCGTCTACACGAGCAACATCTTCGCCATCCTCGGCCTGCGCGCCCTGTACTTCGCCCTCGACGCCCTGATCCACCGCTTCCAGGCGCTCAAGCCCGCGCTCGCGCTCGTCCTCGTGTTCATCGGCGGCAAGATTTTCTACAACCAGTTCTACGGCAAGCTCGACCCCGCCATCAGCCTCGGCGTGACCGTCGCCATCCTCGCGGGCGGCGTCCTCGTCAGCCTGTGGAGGACGCGTGGAGAGGGGGCACGGCCCGCCGCGTAA
- the mnhG gene encoding monovalent cation/H(+) antiporter subunit G → MDDFYPPRDIPILIGAFFVLTAAVALVRFPDLYSRLHASSKLVTLGSAGIFLGVAFELADAAAFTRLAAVLLFQFLTTPLTAYLIAQAAYLRGLAPRLEGVDEWGALGQAEQVIEAEREAKAAEL, encoded by the coding sequence GTGGATGACTTCTACCCCCCACGCGACATTCCCATCCTGATCGGTGCGTTTTTCGTCCTCACCGCCGCCGTGGCGCTCGTGCGCTTTCCCGACCTGTACTCGCGGCTGCACGCGAGCAGCAAGCTGGTGACGCTGGGGTCGGCGGGCATCTTTCTGGGGGTGGCGTTCGAGCTGGCGGACGCGGCGGCGTTCACGCGGCTGGCCGCCGTGCTGCTCTTCCAGTTCCTGACGACGCCCCTCACCGCGTACCTGATCGCGCAGGCCGCCTACCTGCGGGGCCTCGCGCCGAGGCTGGAGGGCGTGGACGAGTGGGGGGCGCTGGGGCAGGCGGAACAGGTCATCGAGGCGGAAAGGGAAGCGAAAGCGGCAGAGCTGTAG
- a CDS encoding monovalent cation/H+ antiporter complex subunit F, with protein MIVNLALGIVTLSVLLVTVRVLRGPSWGDRIMAFDFLSVNLVVLFALVAVKTRLIVVLDAALVLGLLGFLSTVALTRYLLLGRVMR; from the coding sequence GTGATCGTCAACCTCGCGCTCGGCATCGTCACCCTGTCCGTCCTGCTCGTCACCGTGCGGGTGCTGCGCGGCCCGTCGTGGGGCGACCGGATCATGGCCTTCGACTTCCTGAGCGTGAACCTCGTCGTTCTGTTCGCCCTGGTCGCGGTCAAGACGCGCCTCATCGTCGTGCTGGACGCCGCGCTCGTGCTGGGGCTGCTGGGCTTTCTGTCCACGGTGGCGCTGACGCGGTATCTGCTGCTGGGGAGGGTGATGAGGTGA
- a CDS encoding Na+/H+ antiporter subunit E encodes MRGLALNLLLAVVWALFAGEVSLRELVVGFLLGFGILAVFPRALGTGEYVRRGLAGLGFVGFFLRELTVANVQVALFALRRHPPLHPMIVAVPLRVEGDGPLTFLVAVTNLMPGTVTVGFSPDRRTMYAHAIGTPDPRTTRESVHRVEDRLLRVLRPTSPHPEVRP; translated from the coding sequence ATGAGGGGCCTCGCCCTCAACCTCCTCCTCGCCGTCGTGTGGGCGCTGTTCGCGGGGGAGGTCAGCCTGCGGGAACTTGTGGTCGGCTTCCTGCTCGGCTTCGGCATTCTGGCGGTGTTTCCCCGCGCGCTGGGGACGGGTGAATATGTGCGGCGCGGGCTGGCCGGGCTGGGGTTCGTGGGCTTCTTCCTGCGCGAACTCACGGTGGCGAACGTGCAGGTCGCGCTGTTCGCGCTGCGGCGGCATCCACCTCTCCACCCCATGATCGTCGCCGTGCCGCTGCGGGTGGAGGGCGACGGGCCGCTGACCTTCCTCGTCGCCGTCACCAACCTGATGCCGGGCACGGTGACGGTGGGCTTCAGCCCCGACCGCCGCACCATGTACGCCCACGCCATCGGCACGCCGGACCCCCGGACGACCCGCGAATCCGTCCACCGGGTCGAGGACCGTCTGCTGCGTGTGCTGCGGCCCACTTCCCCCCACCCGGAGGTCCGCCCGTGA
- a CDS encoding proton-conducting transporter transmembrane domain-containing protein encodes MTDLAWLTLAPALTPLGFGLLLLWPWVRPVRVGVALAGALLTLAFALGLLAATADGAVLVSALGGWPAPFGIVMTADRLAAGVSVLGAVSAVLAVWQAAADPDPVREKHHLFALMSFLFAGVQLSFLTGDLFNLFVAFEVMLVASYALAVLGSTREQLREGFRYIVMNLAASALLVVACGLAYGVLGTLNFAHLAQRSAELGPNTTVTAVGVLLLLVFAAKGALFPLGFWLPGTYPALPPAVGGFFAAVLTKVGVYALIRVFTTVFTGEAGVTNTLLLLLGTVTMLYGALGAVSQREWRRILAFLVVSSVGYLAFGLGVGTAEAVRASLAYFAVSVLVTAALFALATVAERAAGTRLVRVRGMLDHLPLLAGCFLLCALTVAGLPPTGGFVAKYALVRAGLSQGSVLAVVAVVSALVSSLLILFALLAVWRGFFWGKHPPEDPVRPVPLHLRLPAYVACALVAGLAVFAGPLLERADTTAAELRDNTRYIRGVLGDEPVIIPAAPTGEEGER; translated from the coding sequence GTGACTGACCTCGCCTGGCTCACGCTCGCGCCCGCGTTGACACCGCTGGGGTTCGGGCTGCTGCTGCTGTGGCCGTGGGTGCGCCCGGTGCGGGTGGGGGTGGCGCTGGCGGGGGCGCTCCTGACGCTGGCGTTCGCGCTGGGGCTGCTCGCGGCGACGGCGGATGGGGCGGTGCTCGTGAGTGCCCTCGGTGGGTGGCCCGCGCCCTTCGGCATCGTGATGACGGCGGACCGGCTGGCGGCGGGGGTGAGCGTGCTGGGGGCGGTGAGCGCGGTCCTCGCCGTGTGGCAGGCTGCCGCCGACCCGGACCCGGTGCGCGAGAAACACCACCTCTTCGCGCTGATGAGCTTCCTCTTCGCGGGAGTGCAGCTCTCCTTCTTGACGGGCGACCTCTTCAACCTGTTCGTGGCCTTCGAGGTCATGCTCGTCGCCTCCTACGCCCTCGCCGTGCTGGGGTCCACGCGTGAGCAACTGCGCGAGGGCTTCCGCTACATCGTGATGAACCTCGCGGCGTCGGCGCTGCTCGTCGTGGCGTGCGGGCTGGCGTACGGGGTGCTGGGGACGCTGAACTTCGCGCACCTCGCCCAGAGGTCGGCGGAGTTGGGGCCGAACACGACCGTGACCGCCGTCGGGGTGCTGCTGCTGCTCGTCTTCGCGGCGAAGGGGGCACTCTTCCCGCTGGGCTTCTGGCTGCCGGGCACCTACCCGGCGCTGCCGCCCGCCGTGGGGGGCTTCTTCGCGGCGGTGCTGACGAAGGTCGGCGTGTACGCGCTCATCCGCGTGTTCACGACCGTCTTCACGGGCGAGGCGGGGGTGACGAATACGCTGCTGCTCCTGCTGGGCACGGTCACAATGTTGTACGGGGCGCTGGGCGCGGTGTCGCAGCGGGAGTGGCGGCGCATTCTGGCCTTCCTCGTCGTAAGTTCGGTGGGCTACCTCGCCTTCGGGCTGGGGGTGGGCACGGCGGAGGCGGTGCGGGCGAGCCTCGCCTACTTCGCGGTGAGCGTCCTCGTGACCGCCGCCCTCTTCGCCCTCGCCACGGTGGCCGAACGCGCGGCGGGGACGCGCCTCGTGCGGGTGCGGGGGATGCTGGACCATCTGCCCCTGCTCGCCGGGTGCTTCCTGCTGTGCGCCCTGACGGTGGCGGGATTGCCACCGACCGGGGGCTTCGTGGCGAAGTACGCCCTTGTGCGGGCGGGTTTGAGCCAGGGGTCAGTCCTCGCCGTCGTCGCGGTCGTGAGTGCGCTCGTCAGCAGCCTCCTCATCCTGTTCGCCCTCCTGGCAGTGTGGCGCGGCTTTTTCTGGGGCAAGCACCCGCCCGAGGACCCGGTGCGCCCGGTGCCGCTCCATCTGCGGCTGCCCGCCTACGTCGCCTGCGCGCTCGTGGCGGGGCTGGCCGTGTTTGCGGGGCCGCTGCTGGAGCGGGCCGACACCACCGCCGCCGAGTTGCGGGACAATACGCGCTACATCCGGGGTGTGCTGGGGGATGAACCCGTGATCATCCCGGCAGCCCCGACGGGAGAGGAGGGGGAGCGGTGA
- a CDS encoding sodium:proton antiporter: METLFALLVGLLVAAGVFLLLSRTIVRVVLGLSFITYGGNLATLTVAGLREDAPPLLTLPGPYVDPLPQALILTAIVIGFATTALLLTVALRAYQVAGHDDVAAFGDNLARDTEAEDGMIADPEHQGPDQPDVEEPRTLVYTARGRE, from the coding sequence ATGGAAACCCTCTTCGCCCTCCTGGTCGGCCTGCTCGTCGCGGCAGGGGTCTTTCTGCTGCTGTCGCGCACCATCGTGCGGGTGGTGCTGGGGCTGAGCTTCATCACCTACGGGGGCAACCTGGCGACGCTGACGGTGGCGGGCTTGCGGGAGGACGCGCCGCCGCTGCTCACGCTCCCCGGCCCCTACGTGGACCCGCTGCCGCAGGCGCTCATCCTCACGGCCATCGTGATCGGCTTCGCCACGACCGCGCTGCTCCTCACGGTCGCCCTGCGCGCGTATCAGGTGGCGGGTCACGACGACGTGGCCGCATTCGGCGACAACCTCGCCCGCGACACGGAGGCGGAGGACGGCATGATCGCCGACCCCGAGCACCAGGGGCCGGACCAGCCCGACGTAGAGGAGCCGAGGACGTTGGTGTACACGGCGAGGGGGCGGGAGTGA
- a CDS encoding Na(+)/H(+) antiporter subunit B, whose product MSPKRRKSATLPRPSEAAAAPLAGDPILRSVSRAAFALVILFAMLLLWRGHNAPGGGFIAGLMTACALILHRMAYGHSALRLDPARLVPWGLALSLVTGLVPYLLGRPFLKSDYGYITTALTGEFEWATALLFDLGVYLVVVGASLAIAYGLIDVEPDETVEGDG is encoded by the coding sequence ATGAGTCCCAAACGCAGGAAATCGGCCACCCTCCCCCGCCCGAGCGAGGCCGCCGCCGCGCCCCTCGCCGGGGACCCCATCCTGCGCTCGGTGAGCCGGGCGGCCTTCGCGCTCGTGATTCTGTTCGCCATGCTGCTGCTGTGGCGCGGCCACAACGCCCCCGGCGGCGGCTTCATCGCCGGGCTGATGACCGCCTGCGCCCTGATCCTGCACCGCATGGCCTACGGCCACAGCGCCCTGCGGCTGGACCCGGCCCGGCTCGTGCCGTGGGGCCTCGCCCTCTCCCTCGTCACCGGACTGGTGCCCTACCTGCTGGGCAGGCCTTTCCTCAAGAGCGACTACGGCTACATCACCACCGCCCTGACTGGGGAGTTCGAGTGGGCGACCGCGCTGCTCTTCGACCTCGGCGTGTACCTCGTGGTCGTGGGGGCGAGCCTCGCCATCGCCTACGGCCTCATCGACGTGGAGCCGGACGAGACGGTGGAGGGGGACGGATGA
- the mbhE gene encoding hydrogen gas-evolving membrane-bound hydrogenase subunit E has product MTLAVLLPFLLAGLAAWLGPRLGRRTGYVAALAFVPALLLAVPLSGMPGTPPALEVTRWVPTLDLALAFRGDGFSLLFALLIGVIGALASLYSVAYLSERERFGRFYAYLLLFGGSMLGLVLSDNLVALFGFWEMTSVTSFLLIGLWHTRSAARDGAVKAFLVSVIGGLALLAAVALIGIAGGSTSLSGLDVDALRASPLFTPALLLTLLAAFTKSAQLPFHLWLPTAMEAPTPVSAFLHSATMVKAGVVLVAKFGLLFGSSALWSGIIVPVGLATLVWGSWLALRQTDLKALLAYSTVSQLGLLMSLYGLADAEGRFAATAHLLNHAAFKAALFFVVGIVDHETGTRELPMLGGLRRVLPLTFAAALLAALSMAGLPPLGGFISKELFYEGMLHHGPLFLAVAVLGSALTFAYSFRLLRVFWGPLRHPEDARPHEAPPGLTVPAGLLALTALVFGLLPGTAEALTRTAQGALNFAEYGGHLQLWHGVTPALLATLLTWGLGGLLVWQAGRVGDLQRRLTPRTNANTVYYALVDGTNIVASRLIARTQGLALPDQLRIMLVAAGLITGYGVWRAPQVFHAIGTPPLALLPTAALLVAGAVGVLLARSRLTAVVVTGLTGFGSAAAFLGLRAPDLALTQLLVEAVTVILFLLAFRFLPGSRDLPRTRWRYGLDVGLAASAGVGATLLVLASVRFLAPPISPYYLENSYRLGGGKNVVNVILVDFRGFDTLGEITVVGMVALAVLGLVRLGQRGRTPTSAEEEE; this is encoded by the coding sequence GTGACGCTCGCCGTCCTCCTGCCCTTCCTGCTCGCCGGACTGGCCGCGTGGCTGGGGCCGCGCCTCGGGCGACGGACGGGGTACGTGGCGGCGCTGGCGTTCGTGCCCGCGCTGCTGCTCGCCGTGCCGCTCTCAGGGATGCCGGGCACACCTCCCGCCCTGGAGGTCACGCGTTGGGTGCCCACGCTCGACCTCGCGCTCGCCTTCCGGGGGGACGGCTTCTCGCTGCTGTTCGCCCTGCTGATCGGCGTGATCGGCGCGCTGGCGAGTCTGTACTCGGTGGCGTACCTCTCGGAGCGCGAGCGGTTCGGGCGTTTCTACGCCTACCTGCTGCTCTTCGGCGGCTCGATGCTGGGGCTGGTCCTCAGTGACAACCTCGTGGCGCTGTTCGGCTTCTGGGAGATGACGAGCGTGACGAGCTTCCTCCTGATCGGGCTGTGGCACACCCGCTCGGCGGCGCGGGACGGGGCGGTGAAGGCGTTTCTGGTGAGCGTGATCGGCGGGCTGGCCCTGCTCGCGGCGGTGGCCTTGATCGGCATCGCGGGGGGCAGCACGTCGCTCTCGGGGCTGGATGTGGACGCCCTGCGCGCCTCGCCCCTCTTCACGCCCGCGCTGCTGCTGACGCTGCTCGCCGCGTTCACGAAGAGCGCCCAACTGCCCTTCCACCTCTGGCTCCCGACGGCGATGGAGGCCCCCACGCCCGTCTCCGCCTTCCTGCACTCCGCGACGATGGTGAAGGCGGGCGTGGTGCTCGTCGCCAAGTTCGGGCTGCTGTTCGGCTCCTCGGCGCTGTGGAGCGGCATCATCGTGCCCGTCGGCCTCGCCACGCTCGTCTGGGGGTCGTGGCTCGCGCTGCGGCAGACGGACCTCAAGGCGCTGCTCGCCTACTCCACCGTGTCGCAACTCGGCCTCCTGATGAGCCTGTACGGGCTGGCGGACGCCGAGGGACGCTTCGCCGCGACCGCACACCTGCTCAACCACGCGGCCTTCAAGGCGGCCCTCTTCTTCGTGGTGGGCATCGTGGACCACGAGACGGGCACGCGCGAACTGCCGATGCTGGGCGGGCTGCGGCGTGTGCTGCCCCTCACCTTCGCCGCCGCCCTCCTCGCCGCGCTGAGCATGGCGGGACTGCCGCCGCTGGGGGGCTTCATCTCCAAAGAGCTGTTCTACGAGGGGATGCTCCACCACGGTCCCCTCTTCCTCGCGGTCGCCGTGCTGGGCAGTGCCCTGACCTTCGCGTACTCCTTCCGGCTGCTGCGCGTGTTCTGGGGACCGCTGCGCCACCCGGAGGACGCCCGCCCGCACGAGGCACCGCCCGGCCTGACCGTGCCCGCCGGACTCCTCGCGCTGACCGCCCTCGTCTTCGGGCTGCTGCCGGGGACAGCGGAGGCGCTGACACGGACGGCGCAGGGAGCGCTGAATTTCGCGGAGTACGGCGGGCACCTCCAACTCTGGCACGGCGTCACGCCCGCGCTCCTCGCCACGCTCCTCACCTGGGGACTGGGCGGGCTGCTCGTGTGGCAGGCGGGGCGGGTGGGGGACCTGCAACGTCGCCTCACGCCGCGCACGAACGCGAACACCGTCTACTACGCGCTGGTGGACGGAACGAACATCGTCGCCAGCCGCCTGATCGCGCGCACGCAGGGCCTCGCCTTGCCCGACCAGCTCCGCATCATGCTCGTCGCCGCCGGGCTGATCACCGGGTACGGGGTGTGGCGGGCACCGCAGGTGTTCCACGCCATCGGCACGCCGCCGCTCGCGCTGCTGCCGACGGCGGCGCTGCTCGTGGCGGGGGCGGTGGGGGTGCTGCTCGCGCGCAGCCGCCTGACCGCCGTGGTCGTGACGGGGCTGACGGGCTTCGGGAGCGCCGCCGCGTTCCTGGGCCTGCGCGCCCCCGACCTCGCGCTGACGCAACTGCTCGTGGAGGCGGTGACGGTGATCCTGTTCCTGCTCGCCTTCCGCTTCCTGCCGGGCAGCCGCGACCTGCCGCGCACCCGCTGGCGCTATGGGCTGGACGTGGGGCTGGCCGCCTCGGCGGGCGTGGGGGCCACGCTGCTCGTCCTCGCCAGCGTGCGCTTCCTGGCCCCGCCCATCTCGCCGTACTACCTGGAGAACAGCTACAGGCTCGGCGGCGGCAAGAACGTGGTCAACGTGATCCTGGTGGACTTCCGGGGCTTCGACACCCTCGGGGAGATCACGGTGGTCGGGATGGTCGCCCTCGCCGTGCTGGGGCTGGTGCGGCTGGGGCAGCGGGGCCGGACGCCCACGTCCGCCGAGGAGGAAGAATGA
- a CDS encoding 3-deoxy-7-phosphoheptulonate synthase, with protein MTHPDPLIQAGRTENLNVSGFTPLITPRALKVSLPLTPGAERTVLAGRRAAQDILHGRDDRLLVVVGPCSVHDFGQAAQYAERLAALRERVRDRLEVHMRVYVDKPRTTVGWRGSLMDPDMTGANDINKGLALTRELMIRVSELGLPVATELLDPFAPQFLFDAVAWACLGARTTESQTHRVMASAVSAPMGFKNGTGGGLKLAVDAIVAASHPHAFFTVDDDGQSCIVHTRGNPDGHVILRGGRGGPNYAPQFVAEAEGLMRAAKLDPAVMVDCSHANSGSDHTRQGLVWRDVLHQRTRGASVIKGLMIESNLRPGKQSIPADLSQLVPGVSVTDACVGWDETEALLMEAHAALGREVVTG; from the coding sequence ATGACCCACCCCGACCCCCTCATCCAGGCTGGCCGCACCGAGAACCTGAACGTCTCGGGCTTCACCCCCCTGATCACGCCCCGCGCCCTCAAGGTGAGCCTGCCCCTCACGCCGGGGGCCGAGCGCACCGTGCTGGCGGGCCGCCGCGCCGCCCAGGACATCCTGCACGGGCGGGACGACCGCCTGCTCGTGGTGGTGGGGCCGTGTTCGGTCCACGACTTCGGGCAGGCCGCCCAGTACGCCGAACGCCTCGCCGCGCTGCGAGAGCGGGTGAGAGACCGGCTGGAGGTCCACATGCGCGTCTACGTGGACAAGCCCCGCACGACGGTGGGCTGGCGCGGCTCCCTGATGGACCCCGACATGACGGGAGCGAACGACATCAACAAGGGGCTGGCCCTGACCCGCGAGCTGATGATCCGCGTCTCCGAACTCGGGCTGCCCGTCGCCACGGAGCTGCTCGACCCCTTCGCGCCGCAGTTCCTCTTCGACGCGGTGGCGTGGGCCTGCCTTGGCGCGCGGACCACCGAGTCGCAGACCCACCGGGTCATGGCGAGCGCGGTCTCGGCCCCGATGGGCTTCAAGAACGGCACGGGCGGCGGCCTGAAGCTCGCGGTGGACGCCATCGTGGCGGCCAGCCACCCACACGCCTTTTTCACCGTGGACGACGATGGGCAGTCGTGCATCGTCCACACGCGCGGCAACCCCGACGGGCACGTCATCCTGCGCGGCGGGAGGGGCGGGCCGAACTACGCCCCCCAGTTCGTCGCCGAGGCCGAGGGGCTGATGCGGGCGGCGAAGCTCGACCCCGCCGTGATGGTGGACTGCTCGCACGCCAACAGCGGCTCGGACCACACCCGCCAGGGCCTCGTGTGGCGCGATGTGCTCCACCAGCGCACGCGCGGCGCGTCGGTCATCAAGGGCCTGATGATCGAGTCCAACCTCCGCCCCGGCAAGCAGAGCATCCCCGCCGACCTCTCGCAGCTCGTCCCCGGCGTCAGCGTCACCGACGCCTGCGTGGGCTGGGACGAGACGGAGGCGTTGCTTATGGAGGCGCACGCGGCGCTGGGGCGGGAGGTGGTCACAGGGTAG